The Brassica napus cultivar Da-Ae chromosome C1, Da-Ae, whole genome shotgun sequence DNA segment ACGAGGGCGAAGGGGGTTTCTCCCGTACCCCGTCTTGGGGTTGTACGATGTGACCAGAGAAGTCCTTCGAGCTCATCTGCCCATCGTCCCTTTTTGGCTTCTAAGAGTTTTTTAAACCCCTCAAGGACAGTTTTGTTAATGGTCTCTGCCTGGCCGTTACATTGTGGATATATAGGAGTTGACTTGTTCAGCCGTGTCTTCCAGTTCTCGCAGAATGCTTCAAATCGGGTAGAGATGAACTGAGATCCGTTGTctgttacgatttcgtaagggaCTCCGTGCCTGGTGATAATGTTCTTCCATATGAAGCTCTCGACTTGTACTCTTTGATACTTGCGTAGGATTCTGCTTCTACCCACTTCGAAAAGAAGTCCGTAAGGACCAAAACGAACTGTTTCTGTTTTGAATTGGGTAAAGGTCCGACGATATCCATGGACCATCGCATAAAGGGATACGAAGATGAAATGGACGAGAGGACCTCCGCAGGTTGATGGATTGTGGGcgcgtgcctttggcatttttggcattttcgtgcgaatttctcgcaGTCTTTGATCATAGTTGGCCAGTAATAATCATGGCTTTTATTTTGACTGCGAGTGACCTTCCACCGGAGTGGTTTCTGCACGATCCGGAATGGACCTCTGCCATCACTTTTCTCGCTTTCTCTCCCTCGGCGCAGGTCATGAGAGGgtcggagaatctccatttgtagatttctcCCTCTACCGTTACATATCGTGCGGCTCGGGTTTTAATTTTGTGTGCCGCCCATTTCTCGGCGGGCAGCGTTCCGTTGACTATGTAGGCTCGGATCGGTTCTAGCCATGGGTTGTCGCAACCGTATTCTGGCTGATCCATGTTTCCTTCTGGTGGATCTTCGATTTCCTCCACATCTTCGATTTTTCCCCAAATCAGATTGGCGATCACCGGCTGTCCGATGCTCGGATGCTCAATGAATTCCACGGGGATTACCCGTTTTAGTCCTGGATCTGAGCTTGACGCGAGCGCGGCCAAGGCATCTGCCTGGGTGTTTTCCGTGTGAGGAATTCTGGTGAGGGCGAAGTGGTTGAAGTCTTGGGCCAGGTCCTGGAAGAGTTTTAGATATGCGTCCATTCTTTCGTCCCTTGCCTCGTATTCTCCGTTGTATTGATTTGCGACTAACTGAGAATCACAGTAAGCATGGATGTTGCAAATCTTCAGCCCATGGGCTAGTCGTAATCCTGCAATGAGCGCTTCATATTCAGCCTCGTTGTTTGATGCATGGAATTCTAACCGAAACGACTGCTCCAAGATTTCCCTGGTGGGCGACGTGAGCCGAATCCCAATTCTGGATCCTTGTTTGGACGATGATCCATCGACATGAAGAACCCAAGTTGAATCTGGTTCCGTGTTTGTTATATCCCCCGTGGGCAATTCTACCAAGAAATCCGCCAGCACCTGAGATTTTGCGCATGTTCTTGGGCGGTACTCGACATCGTACTCGCTCAGCTGTCCTGACTGACTCGGACTGTGCAGAATCGTCCGCAGGGGAAAGGTGGTGAGAATCACAATGGTATTAGATTGGAAATATGGCATGAGCTTTCTCGCCGATGTTACGACAGCGAATGCTGGTTTTTCCATCAAGGGGTACCGCGTCTCAGCGTCCAGCAAGGTTTTACTtgtgtaaaagattggtttTTGTTCACCGCGTTCTTCTGTGATCAAAACGCCACTTACAACTATTGCGGAGACCGCGATGTATAAGAATAGAGGTTCTCCCTCTACTGGATTCGCGAGAACAGGAGGAGTGGCCAGGTAACGCTTTAGCTGTTGGAAAGCCTTTTTGCACTTTTCCGACCATTCGAACTTCTTGTTCCCTTTCAACGTGTCGTAGAAAGGCAGGCACTTGTCCGTCGAACGTGAGATGAAACGGTTCAAAGCTGTGACCCTTCTGGTTAGCCTTTGGACTTCTCGTTTTGTCTTTGGAGAGACCGTCTCTATCAGTGCATTTATCTGTTTGGGGTTGGGCTCGATCCCGCGATACGTGACCAGATAACCGAGAAACTCTCCTGATGCGACTGTGAACCTACATTTTGCCGGGTTTAGTTTCATGTTATGTAGGTTCAGCCTTGCGAAGCACTCTTCCAAGTGGGATATGTGGTCGTGTTTGTCAAGGGATTTTCCGAGCATGTCAACGATGTACACTTCCATAGTCTTTCCGAGCTGTTCGGAGAACATTCGATTGACAAGTCGCTGGTAAGTAGCGCCCGCATTCTTGAGACCGTAAGGCATTACCTTGTAGCAATACGTTCCGCGGTCGGTGATGAATGtggtcttctcgcgatcgtcgggattcatcatgATTTGATTGTACCcggagaaggcgtccatgaacgATAAAAGTTCGTTCCCTACTGTTGCTTCGACCAGTCGGTCAATGTGCGGAAGTGGGAAGAAATCttttggacatgccttgttgAGATCGGTGAAGTCGACGCATACTCGCCATttgccatttttctttttgaccacGACGGGATTGGCGAGCCAATCCGGGTATCTGACTTCTGTTATTGACCCTACTTTGAGGAGTTTCTCAACTTCCTCGTTTACCGCGGTAGCACGCTCTGGTCCTAGCTTccgtcttttttattttacggGTTTGTAGGTCGGGTCAATGTTGAGTTCGTGGCATGTTATGCCGATGTCGATTCCTGGCATATCCTCCGCGGCCCAAGCGAACGTATCGAGGTTCTTCATAAGAAAAGCTATGAGCTCTGTTCTCAATGGTTCGCAGAGGTTGGCTTCGATCTCGACGCATCGTTATGGGCGGGattcgtcgagacagatcgaGATTACCGGTTCGCAAGTTGGTTCACGCTTCCCTTCCAGAGCTTCGACCCTCTGTGACTGCCAAGAGACTTCCGAGTCTTGTTCTGGGGCGCCCTCGTCGAGAGTcagctttcttttcttcttgtggGAAGCTTCGATCgcaaatttctttctttttaactcATCGGCGAAACATACTTGTGACATCCTGTGGTCTCCTTGAATTGTTTTGACTCCATGAGGGGTTGGAAATTTAAGGCATAGGTGGAACGTCGATGGCATCGCTCTCATGGAATTTAGCCATGGAGTTCCAATGATTACATTGTACGATGTTGGGCGATCGACGACCAGGAATTCCGTGATTTTTACGACGCTCCCAGCTTTAACCAAGAGGTTGATCGAGCCGAGGGTCATAGTAGCGTCTCCCGAGAGTCTGAAAATTGGACTGGGACCTTCCGTGACGGCGCACAGGTCGATTTCCATTCTCTCGAGGGTGCTTTTATAGATAATGTTGGCCGAGCATCTGGTGTCGACCAACACTCTTGCTACATCGATGTCCTGGATGGTCAGTTCGATGAAAAGGAGATCGTTGTGAGGTTTGACCTGGTTGGCCGTTGCTCTTTCCTTGAAAGAGACGACATCGTGAGCTACTGGAGCGGACATCTTGTATCTTTAATCGTTTGTGATTTTTGAGTTAGAGAATTcgacccccctccttctagcgccaaactgtggaaaccggaattcacaccgtcgatatTAATGAATGAGTATGGAGGAAAACCAAGAAAACCCGATTTTTCCTTAAGGTCTGAATTCTCTGCGTAATCACTTTCAGAGCGTAAAAAGATAGATagcaagataaagataaatagTCGCTCGGAGGcgttttattaatgaaatagtATGAATACAGGACTTCTCTgagaggagtagagatatgctaactaGACGAAAGCAGAACAGAAAGGTGGCAAAACGTTCTAAGCCTTGCCTtgctagtctaaccacctaagttctaagttctctaagctagcaGGAGTTCTCTAAGTCTAAATTCTTGGATCCCTTTTCTTCTGCTccaactgtgggaaccgaaattcgaactgtcgatttccatttaaattaggaaagtaggagaaccctaatttcccagaggtcccggatatctgctaataccacacgccaatcaatcagaacacgaaacgagaacatcaataaaataagaaatcgaaaaagagagcaagatagttcttattccgaatctgcgtttgagcgtttacaacaaggtaagtgcctgggcaacgagagctgtcggcgagattcctagttctaaaaccctaagacggcaaaaacctgattgagtcgcagctcgaataacaaaaacggaaaattgcctaaaatcgctctaagtgctaagtttgctgtgtcAAAGTCcccctccatgcctctcgcctaggactccttatatactggctccaaggtcggtttacacttttccccttctgcccttaagccgccatagcataaaaatggagatattccataaAAGGGTAgtcgagaatgcatggactaatgtcgtgtcgacgtttcggaagagctcggaatatctccatttttatgctatggcggcttaagggtagaaggggaaaagtgtaaaccgaccttggagccagtatataaggagtcctaggcgagaggcatggaggggGACTTTgacacagcaaacttagcacttagagcgatttaaggcaattttccatttttgttattcgagctgcgactcaattaggtttttgcgtcttagggttttagaactaggaatctcgcc contains these protein-coding regions:
- the LOC106373173 gene encoding uncharacterized protein LOC106373173 produces the protein MSAPVAHDVVSFKERATANQVKPHNDLLFIELTIQDIDVARVLVDTRCSANIIYKSTLERMEIDLCAVTEGPSPIFRLSGDATMTLGSINLLVKAGSVVKITEFLVVDRPTSYNVIIGTPWLNSMRAMPSTFHLCLKFPTPHGVKTIQGDHRMSQVCFADELKRKKFAIEASHKKKRKLTLDEGAPEQDSEVSWQSQRVEALEGKREPTCEPVISICLDESRP